From one Gossypium hirsutum isolate 1008001.06 chromosome D08, Gossypium_hirsutum_v2.1, whole genome shotgun sequence genomic stretch:
- the LOC107900915 gene encoding polygalacturonate 4-alpha-galacturonosyltransferase isoform X1 — MALKRGLSSVGVHRNRSSESRFPIVILVLFSVLAPLVFFVGRGLYISDQNNVQSGYTKQNVDWRERLALQSIKNLFTKEVIDVVTTSTADLGPLSLDSFRKGNLSASWEVVETSVEDDATSQPNLKAAELKQEMSKDGKLLDDDRSPDAPAKTLRRQLRDNRRAKRAAELVHQDDEATLKLENAAIERSRAVDSAVLGRYNIWRREIENENSDSTVRLMRDQIIMAQVYIGIAKMKNKLGLQQELKIRVKESQRAVGESTVDADLPHSAPEKIKAMGKVLSIAREQLYDCKLVTGKLRAMLQISDEQVRSLKKQSTFLSQLAAKTIPNAIHCLSMRLTIEYYLLPLEKRKFPRSENLENPNLYHYALFSDNVLAASVVVNSTIMNAKDPLKHVFHLVTDKLNFGAMNMWFLLNPPGKATINVENVDEFKWLNSSYCPVLRQLETSAMKEYYFKADNPTKSASSNLKYRNPKYLSMLNHLRFYLPQVYPKLDKILFLDDDIVVQNDLTGLWSVDLHGKVNGAVETCGESFHRFDKYLNFSNPHISRNFDPNACGWAYGMNMFDLKEWKKRDITGIYHKWQNMNEDRALWKLGTLPPGLITFYGLTHPLEKSWHVLGLGYNPSVDKKEIEHAAVIHYNGNMKPWLELAMTKYRSYWTKYIKYDHPYLRSCNLSE; from the exons AATGTTGATTGGAGGGAAAGGCTGGCATTGCAatctatcaaaaaccttttcaCTAAAGAG GTTATTGATGTTGTAACTACAAGCACAGCTGATCTGGGGCCGCTAAGTCTAGATTCTTTCAGAAAAGGCAACTTGTCTGCATCATGGGAAGTTGTGGAGACATCAGTTGAAGATGATGCTACTTCTCAG CCAAACCTAAAGGCTGCAGAATTGAAACAAGAAATGTCCAAAGATGGAAAGCTTCTAGACG ATGATCGTTCACCTGATGCACCTGCTAAAACACTTCGAAGG CAACTTAGAGATAATAGACGTGCAAAGCGGGCTGCTGAATTGGTGCACCAAGATGATGAAGCTACTTTGAAACTTGAAAATGCTGCCATTGAACGATCCAGAGCTGTGGACTCTGCTGTTCTGGGTAGATACAATATATGGAGGAGAGAAATTGAGAATGAGAACTCAGATTCCACAGTGCGCTTGATGAGGGATCAAATTATAATGGCACAGGTTTATATAGGCATagcaaaaatgaaaaataagctTGGTTTGCAACAAGAACTGAAGATCAGGGTCAAAGAGAGTCAGCGTGCTGTAGGCGAGTCAACAGTTGATGCTGATCTACCTCACAG TGCACCTGAGAAAATTAAAGCAATGGGCAAGGTTCTATCAATAGCAAGAGAGCAATTGTATGATTGCAAGTTGGTTACTGGAAAGCTCAGAGCAATGCTTCAGATATCAGACGAACAAGTTAGGAGCTTGAAAAAACAGAGCACGTTCTTGAGTCAATTGGCTGCCAAAACAATTCCCAATGCGATCCATTGCTTGTCTATGCGTTTGACCATAGAATACTATCTCCTTCCCTTGGAGAAGAGAAAGTTCCCTAGAAGTGAGAACTTGGAAAATCCAAACCTCTACCATTATGCTCTCTTCTCTGATAATGTCTTGGCTGCATCAGTTGTTGTCAACTCAACTATCATGAATGCCAAG GATcctttaaaacatgttttccatcTTGTTACTGATAAACTTAATTTTGGAGCAATGAACATGTGGTTTCTGTTAAATCCCCCTGGAAAGGCCACCATTAATGTTGAAAATGTTGATGAATTCAAGTGGCTTAATTCATCCTATTGCCCTGTTTTACGGCAGCTTGAGACTTCTGCAATGAAGGAGTATTACTTCAAGGCAGATAATCCAACCAAGTCTGCATCTTCAAACTTGAAGTATCGAAACCCAAAGTATCTATCAATGCTAAACCACTTGCGGTTCTATCTGCCACAAGTATACCCCAAGTTAGATAAGATCCTCTTTCTTGACGATGACATTGTTGTCCAGAATGACTTGACCGGATTATGGTCTGTGGATCTACATGGGAAGGTAAATGGTGCAGTAGAAACTTGTGGTGAAAGTTTTCACCGCTTTGATAAGTATCTAAACTTCTCAAATCCTCATATTTCACGAAACTTTGATCCTAATGCTTGCGGGTGGGCATATGGAATGAATATGTTTGATCTCAAGGAGTGGAAAAAGAGGGATATCACTGGCATATACCACAAGTGGCAAAATATG AATGAAGATAGAGCATTGTGGAAGCTTGGGACACTCCCTCCTGGGTTGATTACATTTTACGGTCTCACACATCCGCTTGAGAAGTCATGGCATGTACTCGGTCTTGGCTACAATCCAAGCGTAgacaaaaaagaaattgaacatgCCGCAGTTATCCACTACAATGGCAACATGAAACCCTGGCTCGAGCTGGCAATGACCAAATATCGATCATACTGGACCAAATACATCAAGTATGATCATCCCTACCTTCGCAGCTGCAATCTTAGTGAGTAA
- the LOC107900915 gene encoding polygalacturonate 4-alpha-galacturonosyltransferase isoform X2, which yields MALKRGLSSVGVHRNRSSESRFPIVILVLFSVLAPLVFFVGRGLYISDQNNVQSGYTKQNVDWRERLALQSIKNLFTKEVIDVVTTSTADLGPLSLDSFRKGNLSASWEVVETSVEDDATSQAAELKQEMSKDGKLLDDDRSPDAPAKTLRRQLRDNRRAKRAAELVHQDDEATLKLENAAIERSRAVDSAVLGRYNIWRREIENENSDSTVRLMRDQIIMAQVYIGIAKMKNKLGLQQELKIRVKESQRAVGESTVDADLPHSAPEKIKAMGKVLSIAREQLYDCKLVTGKLRAMLQISDEQVRSLKKQSTFLSQLAAKTIPNAIHCLSMRLTIEYYLLPLEKRKFPRSENLENPNLYHYALFSDNVLAASVVVNSTIMNAKDPLKHVFHLVTDKLNFGAMNMWFLLNPPGKATINVENVDEFKWLNSSYCPVLRQLETSAMKEYYFKADNPTKSASSNLKYRNPKYLSMLNHLRFYLPQVYPKLDKILFLDDDIVVQNDLTGLWSVDLHGKVNGAVETCGESFHRFDKYLNFSNPHISRNFDPNACGWAYGMNMFDLKEWKKRDITGIYHKWQNMNEDRALWKLGTLPPGLITFYGLTHPLEKSWHVLGLGYNPSVDKKEIEHAAVIHYNGNMKPWLELAMTKYRSYWTKYIKYDHPYLRSCNLSE from the exons AATGTTGATTGGAGGGAAAGGCTGGCATTGCAatctatcaaaaaccttttcaCTAAAGAG GTTATTGATGTTGTAACTACAAGCACAGCTGATCTGGGGCCGCTAAGTCTAGATTCTTTCAGAAAAGGCAACTTGTCTGCATCATGGGAAGTTGTGGAGACATCAGTTGAAGATGATGCTACTTCTCAG GCTGCAGAATTGAAACAAGAAATGTCCAAAGATGGAAAGCTTCTAGACG ATGATCGTTCACCTGATGCACCTGCTAAAACACTTCGAAGG CAACTTAGAGATAATAGACGTGCAAAGCGGGCTGCTGAATTGGTGCACCAAGATGATGAAGCTACTTTGAAACTTGAAAATGCTGCCATTGAACGATCCAGAGCTGTGGACTCTGCTGTTCTGGGTAGATACAATATATGGAGGAGAGAAATTGAGAATGAGAACTCAGATTCCACAGTGCGCTTGATGAGGGATCAAATTATAATGGCACAGGTTTATATAGGCATagcaaaaatgaaaaataagctTGGTTTGCAACAAGAACTGAAGATCAGGGTCAAAGAGAGTCAGCGTGCTGTAGGCGAGTCAACAGTTGATGCTGATCTACCTCACAG TGCACCTGAGAAAATTAAAGCAATGGGCAAGGTTCTATCAATAGCAAGAGAGCAATTGTATGATTGCAAGTTGGTTACTGGAAAGCTCAGAGCAATGCTTCAGATATCAGACGAACAAGTTAGGAGCTTGAAAAAACAGAGCACGTTCTTGAGTCAATTGGCTGCCAAAACAATTCCCAATGCGATCCATTGCTTGTCTATGCGTTTGACCATAGAATACTATCTCCTTCCCTTGGAGAAGAGAAAGTTCCCTAGAAGTGAGAACTTGGAAAATCCAAACCTCTACCATTATGCTCTCTTCTCTGATAATGTCTTGGCTGCATCAGTTGTTGTCAACTCAACTATCATGAATGCCAAG GATcctttaaaacatgttttccatcTTGTTACTGATAAACTTAATTTTGGAGCAATGAACATGTGGTTTCTGTTAAATCCCCCTGGAAAGGCCACCATTAATGTTGAAAATGTTGATGAATTCAAGTGGCTTAATTCATCCTATTGCCCTGTTTTACGGCAGCTTGAGACTTCTGCAATGAAGGAGTATTACTTCAAGGCAGATAATCCAACCAAGTCTGCATCTTCAAACTTGAAGTATCGAAACCCAAAGTATCTATCAATGCTAAACCACTTGCGGTTCTATCTGCCACAAGTATACCCCAAGTTAGATAAGATCCTCTTTCTTGACGATGACATTGTTGTCCAGAATGACTTGACCGGATTATGGTCTGTGGATCTACATGGGAAGGTAAATGGTGCAGTAGAAACTTGTGGTGAAAGTTTTCACCGCTTTGATAAGTATCTAAACTTCTCAAATCCTCATATTTCACGAAACTTTGATCCTAATGCTTGCGGGTGGGCATATGGAATGAATATGTTTGATCTCAAGGAGTGGAAAAAGAGGGATATCACTGGCATATACCACAAGTGGCAAAATATG AATGAAGATAGAGCATTGTGGAAGCTTGGGACACTCCCTCCTGGGTTGATTACATTTTACGGTCTCACACATCCGCTTGAGAAGTCATGGCATGTACTCGGTCTTGGCTACAATCCAAGCGTAgacaaaaaagaaattgaacatgCCGCAGTTATCCACTACAATGGCAACATGAAACCCTGGCTCGAGCTGGCAATGACCAAATATCGATCATACTGGACCAAATACATCAAGTATGATCATCCCTACCTTCGCAGCTGCAATCTTAGTGAGTAA